A genome region from Gymnogyps californianus isolate 813 chromosome 4, ASM1813914v2, whole genome shotgun sequence includes the following:
- the EGR4 gene encoding early growth response protein 4, which produces MLNVMDFSCPDPLYSKYEESCEMKTGDLQGLGQPEQQLLAEADFLGGELLGAPMSGGVVDYSLLGSQPSPSLSYTGSFFIKAVPEHPQDQESLFNLMSGILGISPFASSEGHQRHLDALYPCPEVAQSQLDLYAACQPEMNGSTQAPFPEQSYGGFPTAEGAQPLQAQPTLGNTSQCFFQPKLLDNKQDIKLPSGSPPLDKFKASCAQWEPITQHQAYLPADYHSPEAFPAGESSQGLFHPLGSKMESILSVSCQSELGSLAEDAACFGTHLGFGCEPENFPARGDFADTKIHSLPPPLMPEFDASLAQPEVLPGLMSSAELLHPHPSPSIPPADFLGHPTSSSIPSLLPTNPPALAEPKKKTRRTKCSSKCFCPKPHEKAFACPVENCIRSFARSDELNRHLRIHTGHKPFQCRICLRNFSRSDHLTTHIRTHTGEKPFSCDTCGRRFARSDEKKRHSKVHLKQKARTEEKLKGLGFFSVGLSFGTL; this is translated from the exons ATGCTCAACGTTATGGATTTCTCCTGTCCGGACCCGCTTTACTCCAAGTACGAGGAGAGCTGCGAGATGAAAACCGGAGACCTGCAGGGCTTGGGGCAGCCTGAGCAGCAACTTCTGGCAGAGGCCGATTTCCTCGGAG GTGAGCTGCTGGGCGCCCCGATGAGCGGCGGGGTGGTGGATTACTCCCTCCTGGGCAGCCAGCCCTCCCCTTCGCTCAGCTACACCGGCAGCTTCTTCATCAAGGCGGTACCGGAGCATCCCCAGGACCAGGAATCCCTCTTCAACCTGATGTCGGGGATCCTGGGCATCTCCCCCTTCGCCTCCTCCGAGGGCCACCAAAGGCACCTGGATGCTCTTTACCCCTGCCCCGAGGTGGCTCAGAGCCAGCTGGACCTTTACGCCGCCTGCCAGCCCGAAATGAACGGATCCACCCAAGCTCCTTTCCCGGAGCAGAGCTACGGCGGCTTCCCCACGGCGGAGGGTGCTCAACCCCTCCAGGCACAACCCACCTTAGGAAACACCTCGCAGTGCTTCTTCCAACCCAAGCTCCTGGACAACAAGCAGGACATCAAGCTGCCCTCTGGTTCCCCACCCCTGGACAAGTTTAAAGCCTCCTGTGCCCAGTGGGAGCCCATCACCCAGCATCAGGCCTACTTACCCGCCGACTACCATTCTCCCGAAGCCTTCCCggctggggagagcagccagGGGCTGTTCCACCCGCTGGGCTCCAAGATGGAGAGCATCTTGTCCGTCAGCTGCCAGTCGGAGCTCGGCAGCCTGGCGGAGGATGCTGCCTGCTTCGGCACCCATCTGGGCTTCGGCTGCGAGCCAGAAAACTTCCCGGCCCGCGGGGACTTTGCCGACACCAAGAtccacagcctccctcctcCGTTAATGCCGGAGTTTGATGCCTCCTTGGCCCAGCCCGAAGTCCTGCCGGGTCTGATGAGCTCTGCCGAGCTCCTCCATCCTCACCCCTCGCCCTCCATCCCTCCCGCGGACTTTTTGGGCCACCCCACCtcttcctccatcccttccctgctgcccaccAACCCTCCTGCCTTGGCCGAGCCCAAGAAGAAGACCCGCCGGACCAAGTGCTCTTCCAAATGCTTCTGCCCGAAACCCCACGAGAAGGCTTTCGCCTGCCCGGTGGAGAACTGCATCCGGAGCTTCGCCCGCTCGGATGAGCTCAACAGGCACCTCCGCATCCATACCGGCCACAAACCCTTCCAGTGCCGCATCTGCCTGAGGAACTTCAGCCGCAGCGACCACCTCACCACCCACATCCGCACCCACACCGGCGAGAAGCCCTTCTCCTGCGACACCTGCGGCCGCCGCTTCGCCCGGAGCGACGAGAAGAAGCGCCACAGCAAGGTCCACCTGAAGCAGAAAGCCCGGACGGAGGAGAAGCTCAAAGGTTTGGGGTTCTTCTCGGTGGGTCTCTCCTTCGGGACGCTGTGA